A single Zootoca vivipara chromosome 1, rZooViv1.1, whole genome shotgun sequence DNA region contains:
- the SPATC1L gene encoding speriolin-like protein: MTEEREWMKRIQDENAHLKNQIRLLRENYELRAMLGQQCDNGSQVQFLTSPISPAYTDAGLLVKGAQYIGREDFGYCSHVISKEPTVLPNPSAQSPLKQLQNEHPPFQPRSGEKKPGHLSSMSCSTIGGKQLEEPTELMGLKKAWLMDGPFPGGDKAQTPLALSMAHYKAARLLSSKDTASHSPSWTEELASSNPTRLASQEEAQNTFSDDLKIRKGSSSLGISERQSYPLLGSAQNSSTDKAQLESQEMPRKKRVWFSDAPDTDKLRKSHTFYLNDIEITQNSKRNGRIVGEIAFQLDRRILAHVFPGITRLYGFTVSNIPEKIKQVSMKSLDGSVDEKKYRAMSQRYLDLTVRLEKMGYHVDVHPVFSEFLINTYGILKQRPDLSSNPLHNSPADLRKMVIDIVPSKFLGDTLLLLNCLCELSKEDNKALFAW; encoded by the exons atgacCGAGGAGAGAGAGTGGATGAAAAGGATTCAAGACGAAAATGCGCACCTGAAAAATCAGATTAGGCTGCTCAGGGAAAACTATGAACTCCGTGCTATGTTGGGTCAACAGTGTGACAACGGCAGCCAAGTCCAGTTCTTAACGTCTCCAATTTCTCCTGCATATACTGATGCTGGTTTATTGGTAAAAGGAG CTCAGTATATTGGAAGAGAAGATTTTGGTTACTGCTCACACGTCATCTCCAAGGAGCCCACTGTTCTGCCCAACCCCAGTGCCCAGTCACCACTGAAGCAGCTCCAAAATGAACACCCCCCTTTTCAGCCTAGAAGTGGAGAAAAGAAACCCGGACATTTGTCAAGCATGTCGTGCTCCACCATTGgaggaaaacagctggaggaaccCACAGAACTGATGGGACTCAAGAAAGCTTGGCTGATGGACGGCCCTTTCCCTGGAGGCGATAAGGCTCAGACGCCCCTAGCACTAAGCATGG CTCACTATAAGGCTGCAAGACTACTCAGTTCAAAAGACACGGCGAGTCATTCACCATCATGGACAGAAGAATTAGCTTCCTCAAACCCTACACGCTTGGCGAGCCAGGAGGAAGCTCAGAACACATTTTCAGATGACCTCAAAATACGCAAAGGAAGTTCTTCCTTGGGGATTTCTGAAAGGCAGTCCTATCCCCTTTTGGGCAGTGCCCAGAACtcaagcacagacaaagcacagCTTGAATCTCAAGAGATGCCCAGGAAGAAGAGAGTCTGGTTTTCTGATGCACCAGACACAGACAAGTTAAGGAAGTCCCATACGTTCTACTTGAATG ATATAGAGATTACTCAGAACAGCAAGAGGAACGGGCGCATTGTGGGAGAGATTGCCTTCCAGTTAGACAGGCGCATTCTTGCGCATGTGTTTCCTGGCATCACAAGGCTCTATGGGTTCACAGTATCCAATATTCCTGAGAAAATCAAACAG GTCTCCATGAAATCCCTAGATGGCTCTGTGGATGAGAAGAAGTACCGAGCCATGAGCCAGCGCTACCTGGACCTGACTGTTCGCCTGGAGAAGATGGGCTACCACGTGGACGTCCACCCGGTGTTCAGTGAATTCCTCATCAACACGTACGGCATCCTGAAGCAAAGGCCAGACCTCAGTTCCAACCCCTTGCACAACAGCCCCGCAGACCTCAGGAAGATGGTGATTGACATTGTCCCATCCAAGTTCCTTGGAGATACATTGCTGCTCCTGAACTGTTTGTGTGAACTTTCTAAAGAAGACAACAAGGCCCTCTTTGCCTGGTAG